From Amycolatopsis sp. YIM 10, the proteins below share one genomic window:
- a CDS encoding LysE family translocator translates to MTWGNLAAFLLSSFVLALVPGPATALLVRQSVHGKRAAFAVVAGIEAGVLVWAVAAALGISVLLTASEIAYQTLRIIGVCVLLWLGFQALRGSGVAAPEPPTAGSGFRAGLLINLANPKLGVFAISFLPQFVPAGPGHQRDLLLLAALFVVVDTIWYSLIASVLSRFTAWLRRAEIRRRLERLTGVVLIGLGVRLAFDTTR, encoded by the coding sequence ATGACCTGGGGAAACCTTGCCGCCTTCCTGCTCAGTTCGTTCGTGCTGGCGCTGGTGCCGGGCCCGGCCACCGCGCTGCTGGTGCGCCAGTCGGTGCACGGCAAGCGCGCCGCGTTCGCCGTGGTGGCCGGGATCGAGGCCGGTGTGCTGGTGTGGGCGGTGGCCGCCGCGCTCGGCATTTCGGTGCTGCTCACCGCGTCCGAGATCGCCTACCAGACACTGCGGATCATCGGCGTTTGCGTGTTGCTGTGGCTGGGTTTCCAGGCGCTGCGCGGATCCGGGGTGGCCGCACCGGAGCCGCCGACCGCCGGTTCGGGCTTCCGGGCCGGCTTGCTGATCAATCTGGCCAATCCGAAGCTCGGCGTGTTCGCCATCTCGTTCCTGCCCCAGTTCGTGCCGGCCGGTCCCGGCCACCAGCGCGACCTCCTGCTGCTCGCCGCGTTGTTCGTGGTGGTCGACACGATCTGGTACTCGCTGATCGCGAGCGTGCTGAGCCGGTTCACCGCCTGGCTGCGCCGGGCCGAGATCCGGCGGCGGCTGGAGCGGCTCACCGGCGTGGTGCTGATCGGCCTCGGTGTCCGGCTCGCCTTCGACACCACCCGCTGA
- a CDS encoding glycoside hydrolase family 15 protein encodes MRRSLILAMTGMLAAGLLPAVAAAEPDGGAAPGGPGAHPLWLPAGKTGFGGSRDQASNVWFTLHSGQLSDVYYPDLSTPSIRSLSFVVTDGESFAATDAGAKFEQVRRADGLTYEQSITDEKKRWKLRKTYVTDPKRASVLVDVDFTSLTGKPYQLYAVLDPDLDNNGTDDTAKTVGDTLVATDGKVTSALAANPSFTKTSNGFSGTSDGATQLLKLFQLKSYESAGKGNVVQTGQLAADGVKSRKATLSLGFGEKAADTAKASLKTGFGPARKANEAGWRDYLHGLKKTPSSVAGKRDLYEASMLMLAASEDKLNPGAFIASPSMPWQFGDNGPGWLPSGTYHLVWPRDLYQIATGMLAAGDEGAAHRSIEYMFTKQQQADGHLAQNTDVDGTPYWTSIQLDETALPIVLAQQVGIDDALWPNVRRAADFLIDYRGPNGQASPWSQQERWEEQDGYSPSTIASVIAGLVCAAELAKEHGDAASAERYLAKADEFKGKLTEWTVTTNGPLSDDPYFVRLTKDGNANNGTVYNLGNSSYDADQRAVADAGFLELVRLGIHAPDDPVIRNSLAVVDKEISFTTPTGQFWHRYTGDGYGEKADGSQWEMELPPGSRQTFGRLWPLLAGERGEYELANGEPAAAKRRLRDLGRVAGSGDTMPEQVWDENAPSGQPGFPTGKGNQSATPLAWTHAQFVRLAWSVQEGEVIEQPAVVRCRYLGNC; translated from the coding sequence ATGCGAAGGTCGTTGATCCTCGCGATGACCGGGATGTTGGCCGCGGGGTTGTTACCCGCGGTAGCCGCGGCCGAGCCGGACGGAGGTGCGGCGCCAGGCGGCCCCGGCGCGCACCCGCTTTGGCTCCCCGCGGGCAAAACCGGCTTCGGTGGCTCGCGGGACCAGGCGAGCAACGTCTGGTTCACCCTCCACAGTGGTCAGCTGTCGGACGTTTACTACCCCGATCTGTCCACGCCGAGCATTCGTTCGCTCAGCTTCGTGGTGACCGACGGTGAGAGCTTCGCCGCCACCGATGCCGGCGCGAAGTTCGAACAGGTCCGTCGCGCCGACGGGTTGACCTACGAGCAGTCGATCACCGACGAGAAGAAGCGCTGGAAACTGCGCAAGACCTACGTGACCGATCCGAAACGGGCGAGCGTACTGGTCGATGTGGATTTCACTTCGCTGACCGGAAAGCCGTATCAGCTCTACGCCGTGCTCGATCCGGATCTCGACAACAACGGCACCGACGACACGGCGAAAACCGTCGGTGACACCCTGGTCGCCACCGACGGCAAAGTCACTTCGGCGCTCGCCGCGAATCCGTCGTTCACCAAGACCAGCAACGGTTTCTCCGGAACCTCCGATGGTGCGACGCAGTTGCTCAAGTTGTTCCAGCTGAAGAGCTACGAAAGCGCGGGCAAGGGCAACGTCGTGCAGACGGGACAACTTGCCGCGGACGGCGTCAAATCCCGGAAAGCGACCCTTTCGCTCGGCTTCGGAGAAAAGGCCGCCGACACCGCGAAGGCCTCGCTGAAAACCGGCTTCGGCCCGGCGCGCAAGGCGAATGAGGCCGGTTGGCGCGATTATCTGCACGGTCTCAAGAAAACGCCGTCCTCGGTCGCCGGGAAACGCGATCTGTACGAGGCCTCCATGCTGATGCTCGCCGCGAGCGAGGACAAGCTGAACCCCGGCGCCTTCATCGCGTCACCGAGCATGCCGTGGCAGTTCGGCGACAACGGTCCCGGCTGGCTGCCATCTGGCACCTACCACCTGGTCTGGCCGCGTGACCTGTACCAGATCGCCACCGGCATGCTGGCCGCCGGCGACGAGGGCGCGGCGCACCGGTCCATCGAGTACATGTTCACCAAGCAACAGCAGGCCGACGGGCACCTGGCGCAGAACACCGACGTCGACGGCACCCCGTACTGGACCTCGATCCAGCTCGACGAGACCGCGTTGCCGATCGTGCTGGCGCAGCAGGTCGGCATCGACGACGCGCTGTGGCCGAACGTCCGCAGGGCGGCCGACTTCCTGATCGACTACCGCGGTCCGAACGGCCAGGCGTCGCCGTGGTCGCAGCAGGAGCGCTGGGAGGAGCAGGACGGGTATTCGCCGTCCACCATCGCCTCGGTGATCGCCGGGCTGGTCTGCGCGGCCGAGCTGGCGAAGGAGCACGGCGACGCGGCGTCCGCCGAGCGCTACCTGGCCAAGGCCGACGAGTTCAAGGGCAAGCTGACCGAGTGGACGGTGACCACGAACGGTCCGCTCTCGGACGACCCGTACTTCGTGCGCCTGACCAAGGACGGCAACGCGAACAACGGCACCGTCTACAACCTCGGCAACTCCAGCTACGACGCCGACCAGCGCGCGGTCGCCGACGCGGGCTTCCTCGAACTGGTGCGCCTCGGCATCCACGCGCCGGACGACCCGGTGATCCGGAACAGCCTCGCCGTGGTGGACAAGGAGATCTCGTTCACCACCCCGACCGGGCAGTTCTGGCACCGCTACACCGGCGACGGTTACGGCGAGAAGGCCGACGGCTCGCAGTGGGAGATGGAGCTGCCGCCGGGCTCGCGGCAGACCTTCGGACGGCTGTGGCCGCTGCTCGCCGGTGAACGCGGCGAGTACGAACTGGCCAACGGCGAGCCCGCCGCGGCCAAGCGGCGGCTGCGCGACCTCGGCCGGGTGGCCGGCAGCGGCGACACCATGCCCGAGCAGGTGTGGGACGAGAACGCGCCCTCGGGGCAGCCGGGCTTCCCGACCGGCAAGGGCAACCAGTCGGCCACGCCGCTGGCCTGGACGCACGCGCAGTTCGTCCGGCTCGCGTGGTCGGTGCAGGAGGGCGAGGTGATCGAGCAGCCCGCGGTGGTGCGGTGCCGCTACCTCGGGAACTGCTGA
- a CDS encoding peptide deformylase, with protein MTVHPIVIAGEPVLHQPTREIDKFDDELRTLADDMFETMYAAQGVGLAANQIGLDLRIFVYDCPDDEGVRHKGLVVNPKLETSEIPETMPDPDDDWEGCLSAPGESYPTGRASWAKVTGQDLDGNPIEVEGTGYFARCLQHETDHLDGYIYLDRLVGRYAREAKRMLKRNKWGVPGNSWLPDPENDPED; from the coding sequence GTGACCGTCCACCCCATCGTGATCGCCGGCGAGCCCGTGCTGCACCAGCCAACGCGTGAGATCGACAAGTTCGACGACGAGCTGCGCACGCTGGCCGACGACATGTTCGAGACCATGTACGCCGCCCAGGGAGTCGGCCTCGCCGCCAACCAGATCGGCCTGGACCTGCGCATCTTCGTGTACGACTGCCCCGACGACGAGGGCGTGCGGCACAAGGGCCTGGTGGTGAACCCCAAGCTGGAGACCTCCGAGATCCCGGAGACCATGCCGGACCCGGACGACGACTGGGAGGGCTGCCTGTCCGCCCCCGGCGAGTCCTACCCGACCGGGCGGGCGAGCTGGGCCAAGGTCACCGGCCAGGACCTCGACGGTAACCCGATCGAGGTGGAGGGCACCGGCTACTTCGCGCGCTGCCTGCAGCACGAGACCGACCACCTGGACGGGTACATCTACCTGGACCGCCTGGTCGGCCGGTACGCCCGCGAGGCGAAGCGCATGCTCAAGCGCAACAAGTGGGGCGTGCCAGGCAACTCGTGGCTGCCGGATCCGGAGAACGACCCCGAGGACTGA
- a CDS encoding DUF3263 domain-containing protein encodes MDAAESMARRRRPPDSADQAGLSPREQEILAFERQWWKYAGAKEQAIRELFAMSSTRYYQVLNQLIDKHEAMRADPMLVKRLRKTRAARQRTRAARRLGIDLP; translated from the coding sequence ATGGACGCCGCGGAGTCGATGGCTCGCCGTCGCCGCCCGCCGGACTCCGCCGATCAGGCCGGGCTCTCGCCGCGGGAGCAGGAGATCCTTGCTTTCGAACGGCAGTGGTGGAAGTACGCCGGGGCCAAGGAGCAGGCCATCCGCGAGCTGTTCGCGATGTCGTCCACCCGGTACTACCAGGTGCTGAACCAGTTGATCGACAAACATGAGGCGATGCGGGCCGACCCGATGCTGGTCAAGCGCCTGCGCAAGACGCGTGCCGCCCGTCAGCGGACCCGCGCGGCACGACGGTTGGGGATAGATCTGCCATGA
- a CDS encoding LytR C-terminal domain-containing protein, whose amino-acid sequence MSWIQGRPLRLAGLVLIGLALVAAVAGGVTALSGGNGGDTAAPTSTPPPGDSGAQNPPPSEVPPSPPAPSSEVPPPSSAAPPSPPASTPAPGEPVPPAPGGTPEDQAAAKWVTVRVYNNSTIHGLAARAGDDFRAQGWNVAETSNYSGGIIPTTTAYFRPGVADEETAARALGAAFGMRVEPRFEGIAGSSGGVIVIVTNDYRGANTKGK is encoded by the coding sequence ATGAGCTGGATCCAGGGGCGGCCGCTGAGGCTGGCTGGCTTGGTGCTGATCGGCCTGGCGCTGGTGGCCGCCGTGGCCGGTGGCGTCACCGCGCTCAGCGGGGGGAACGGCGGGGACACCGCCGCGCCCACCTCCACGCCACCACCGGGTGATTCCGGCGCGCAGAACCCGCCGCCGTCGGAGGTGCCGCCTTCGCCGCCCGCGCCCTCGTCGGAGGTTCCGCCGCCCTCGTCGGCCGCGCCGCCTTCGCCGCCCGCCTCCACGCCGGCGCCCGGTGAGCCGGTGCCGCCCGCGCCGGGTGGCACCCCGGAGGACCAGGCCGCGGCGAAGTGGGTCACCGTGCGCGTCTACAACAACAGCACGATCCACGGCCTCGCCGCGCGCGCCGGGGACGACTTCCGGGCGCAGGGTTGGAACGTCGCCGAGACGAGCAACTACTCGGGCGGCATCATCCCGACCACCACCGCCTACTTCCGCCCCGGCGTGGCGGACGAGGAGACCGCCGCGCGGGCGCTGGGCGCCGCGTTCGGCATGCGCGTCGAACCCCGTTTCGAAGGCATCGCGGGCTCCAGCGGCGGGGTCATCGTGATAGTGACCAACGACTACCGGGGCGCCAACACCAAGGGCAAGTAG
- a CDS encoding erythromycin esterase family protein, whose amino-acid sequence MVVVRTLRDSDVFPLLTNVPEAYSDDLRPLRGIVGDAAVVGIARGTHGAAELTRLSHRIVRFLVSELGFRTLAIEASGAIVDGIDAWLRDGMGEIESIVADAHPWWRSPEFVAVLRWMRGYNRDHPDEPVRLVGLEISASDMDAQERHMARAVLQWVERTGHKVVYWSGSHSAVGHRRAVAWVPEDEGSPGSRNAGSLLREQLGPRYRSLGLTFHHGAIRWGGQIVPVPPAPADFTDAILDLPDSALHLLDLTGAQGTPEVAGTSLRLRLIGPRYDPGRPASMTGGPLREFFDAVLHTNTVSPSG is encoded by the coding sequence GTGGTTGTCGTGCGGACCCTACGTGACAGCGACGTCTTCCCCTTGCTGACGAACGTTCCGGAGGCATACTCGGACGATCTGCGGCCCTTGCGCGGCATCGTCGGCGACGCCGCGGTCGTCGGGATTGCCCGAGGGACACACGGGGCCGCGGAGCTGACTCGGCTCTCTCACCGGATTGTCCGCTTTCTCGTCAGCGAACTCGGGTTCCGCACGCTCGCGATCGAGGCATCCGGTGCCATCGTCGACGGGATCGACGCCTGGCTACGGGACGGAATGGGTGAGATCGAGTCGATCGTGGCCGATGCCCATCCCTGGTGGCGGTCGCCGGAGTTCGTCGCGGTGCTGCGGTGGATGCGCGGGTACAACCGCGATCATCCCGACGAGCCGGTGCGACTGGTCGGCCTCGAGATCTCCGCGAGTGACATGGACGCCCAAGAGCGCCACATGGCCAGGGCGGTCCTGCAGTGGGTCGAGCGAACCGGCCACAAGGTTGTGTACTGGAGTGGCAGCCACAGCGCGGTCGGGCACCGCCGCGCGGTGGCTTGGGTCCCCGAGGACGAGGGCAGTCCCGGCAGCCGCAATGCCGGCAGCCTCCTGCGCGAGCAGCTGGGACCCCGCTACCGCTCCCTCGGGTTGACCTTCCACCACGGCGCGATCCGGTGGGGAGGGCAGATCGTGCCGGTTCCCCCGGCCCCCGCCGATTTCACCGACGCCATCCTCGACCTGCCCGACAGTGCGCTCCACCTGCTCGACCTGACCGGCGCCCAGGGCACACCCGAGGTCGCCGGCACCTCGCTGCGGCTCCGCCTGATCGGCCCGCGCTACGACCCGGGCCGACCCGCGAGCATGACCGGCGGCCCGCTGCGGGAATTCTTCGACGCCGTACTACACACCAACACAGTCTCCCCGAGCGGGTGA
- a CDS encoding AAA family ATPase, with translation MSAPQITLTVRHSPSATDTRRGVVRLHPEVLDALGLHAWDAVHLTGARVSAALAAPSDGEGPPGVVLIDDVTMSNLGVTEGAEVVVAPAEVAAARSITVAGSRLASVSLTPATVRLALIGKVLTVGDAVSLLPQDLAPPPGADVTAVRSKLSNAIGGTWTSELLTITAAEPSGPVAVGPSTVVAWRDGARTGDAVPAPEAAAARPGTAVTVTAAAPQSTVDDFIDAEVVEETEDEPVVPVADLAGAAGCARRLSEWFELAFHRPELLAKLGTSARLGVLVSGPEGVGKTTLVRSVGQAENVRVVTLAAPNLAVLEPNAAASRLNEAIERTAGGTTPAVLLITDIDTLLPASSPPPVATVLLEQLRGALTRSEVALIATTAHPEGVDPRLRAGDLLDRELSLALPDAKVRTELLRILLRDVPLDSDVDFGAIAERTPGFVAADLLALRREAALRAALRQRETDEPVIGAQDLLDAVTSVRPISMSTSDNLATGGLTLDDVGDMTEVKQSLTEAVLWPLRYPDSFARLGVAPPRGVLLYGPPGGGKTFLVRALAGTGALNVFAVKGAELMDKWVGESERAVRELFRRAAEAAPSLVFLDEIDALAPRRGQSSDSGVSDRVVASLLTELDGVEPMREVVVLGATNRPELVDPALLRPGRLERLVYVPPPDAEARAAILRASSKNTPLADDVDLDQLASTLDRYSAADCAALIREAALTAMRESLDATEVTATHLDKARGAVRPSLDPAQLADLEAYAANRAD, from the coding sequence GTGAGTGCCCCGCAGATCACGCTGACCGTCCGCCACAGCCCGTCCGCGACCGACACCCGCCGCGGTGTGGTCCGCCTGCACCCGGAGGTGCTCGACGCGCTGGGCCTGCACGCCTGGGACGCGGTGCACCTGACCGGCGCCCGCGTGAGCGCCGCGCTGGCCGCGCCGTCCGACGGCGAGGGCCCGCCCGGTGTGGTGCTGATCGACGACGTGACCATGTCGAACCTCGGCGTCACCGAGGGCGCCGAGGTTGTCGTCGCCCCGGCCGAGGTGGCCGCCGCGCGGTCGATCACCGTCGCCGGTTCGCGGCTGGCCAGCGTCTCCCTCACGCCCGCCACCGTCCGGCTCGCGCTGATCGGCAAGGTGCTCACCGTCGGGGACGCGGTTTCCCTGCTCCCCCAGGACCTCGCGCCGCCGCCGGGGGCGGACGTCACCGCGGTGCGCAGCAAGCTGTCCAACGCCATCGGCGGCACGTGGACCAGTGAACTGCTGACCATCACCGCCGCCGAGCCGTCCGGCCCGGTCGCCGTCGGACCGTCCACTGTGGTCGCCTGGCGCGACGGCGCGCGCACCGGCGACGCGGTACCCGCGCCCGAGGCGGCGGCCGCCCGGCCGGGCACCGCGGTCACCGTCACCGCCGCCGCGCCGCAGTCCACTGTGGACGACTTCATCGACGCGGAGGTGGTGGAGGAGACCGAGGACGAGCCGGTGGTCCCGGTCGCCGACCTCGCCGGTGCCGCCGGTTGCGCGCGACGGCTGTCCGAATGGTTCGAACTCGCCTTCCACCGCCCCGAACTGCTCGCGAAACTGGGCACTTCGGCGCGGCTCGGCGTGCTGGTTTCGGGGCCGGAGGGCGTCGGCAAGACCACGCTGGTGCGGTCGGTCGGGCAGGCCGAGAACGTGCGCGTGGTGACGCTGGCCGCGCCGAACCTCGCCGTGCTGGAGCCCAACGCGGCGGCCTCGCGGTTGAACGAGGCGATCGAGCGCACCGCCGGTGGCACCACTCCCGCGGTCCTGCTGATCACCGACATCGACACGCTGCTGCCCGCCTCGTCGCCGCCGCCGGTGGCGACCGTGCTGCTGGAGCAGTTGCGCGGCGCGCTGACCCGGTCGGAGGTGGCACTGATCGCGACCACCGCGCATCCCGAGGGCGTGGACCCGCGGCTGCGCGCGGGCGATCTGCTCGACCGGGAGCTTTCGCTCGCGCTGCCGGACGCGAAGGTGCGCACGGAACTGCTGCGCATCCTGCTGCGGGACGTGCCGCTCGACAGTGACGTGGACTTCGGCGCGATCGCCGAGCGCACACCCGGTTTTGTCGCGGCGGACCTGCTCGCGTTGCGCCGCGAGGCCGCGCTGCGCGCCGCCCTGCGCCAGCGCGAAACCGACGAACCGGTGATCGGCGCGCAGGACCTGCTCGACGCGGTGACCAGCGTGCGGCCGATCTCGATGTCCACTTCGGACAACCTGGCCACCGGTGGGCTGACGCTGGACGACGTCGGGGACATGACCGAGGTGAAGCAGTCGCTCACCGAGGCCGTGCTGTGGCCGCTGCGTTACCCGGATTCCTTCGCCAGGCTGGGCGTCGCGCCGCCGCGCGGGGTGCTGCTGTACGGGCCGCCGGGTGGTGGCAAGACCTTCCTGGTGCGGGCGCTCGCGGGCACCGGGGCGCTGAACGTGTTCGCGGTCAAGGGCGCCGAGCTGATGGACAAGTGGGTCGGCGAGTCGGAGCGGGCGGTGCGCGAGCTGTTCCGCCGGGCCGCCGAAGCCGCGCCGTCGCTGGTGTTCCTGGACGAGATCGACGCACTGGCGCCGAGGCGCGGCCAGTCGAGCGACTCGGGGGTCTCCGACCGGGTGGTCGCCTCGCTGCTGACCGAGCTGGACGGGGTGGAGCCGATGCGCGAGGTCGTGGTGCTCGGCGCGACGAACCGGCCGGAGCTGGTGGACCCGGCGCTGCTGCGGCCGGGCAGGCTGGAGCGCCTGGTCTACGTGCCGCCGCCGGACGCCGAGGCGCGGGCGGCGATCCTGCGGGCCAGCTCGAAGAACACCCCGCTGGCCGACGACGTCGACCTGGACCAGCTCGCGTCCACTTTGGACCGCTACTCGGCGGCGGACTGCGCCGCGCTGATCCGGGAAGCCGCGCTGACCGCGATGCGGGAGTCGCTGGACGCCACCGAGGTCACCGCCACCCACCTGGACAAGGCCCGCGGTGCCGTCCGCCCCTCACTGGACCCGGCGCAGCTGGCCGACCTGGAAGCCTACGCCGCCAACCGCGCCGACTAG
- the pssA gene encoding CDP-diacylglycerol--serine O-phosphatidyltransferase yields MTVRTNPGVRLLPNAITVLALCAGLSAVQFALTGNYAMAIASIGIAAVLDSLDGRIARLLDATSKMGAELDSLADGISFGVAPALVLYVWHSDGERIGWLAALVFAVCMILRLARFNTLLDDTEQPPYAAEFFVGVPAPAGGLLVLLPLTLSLQFGEGWWSAQVVVWVWTVAIAALAISRIPTLSLKTVKVAPKAVGPLLVAVGVLAATIILYPLIALAVAMLLYLVHLPYAVRRFRWLARHPEAWDVPARERRAIRRARSARRLGLRRPLRRRVAGAARRAVRRNGSHDSGSQGPSGRRDRGRSWRSLGIRQRGNRSD; encoded by the coding sequence TTGACCGTCCGGACCAATCCGGGCGTTCGGCTGCTGCCGAACGCGATCACCGTGCTCGCGCTGTGCGCCGGCCTGTCCGCCGTGCAGTTCGCGCTCACCGGCAACTACGCGATGGCGATCGCGTCCATCGGCATCGCCGCCGTGCTGGACAGCCTCGACGGCCGCATCGCGCGCCTGCTCGACGCCACCTCGAAGATGGGCGCCGAGCTGGACTCGCTGGCCGACGGCATCTCCTTCGGCGTGGCCCCGGCGCTGGTGCTCTACGTCTGGCATTCCGACGGCGAGCGCATCGGCTGGCTGGCCGCGCTGGTCTTCGCGGTGTGCATGATCCTGCGCCTGGCCCGGTTCAACACCCTGCTCGACGACACCGAGCAACCGCCGTACGCGGCCGAGTTCTTCGTCGGCGTGCCCGCTCCGGCCGGTGGCCTGCTGGTGCTGCTGCCGCTGACGCTGAGCCTGCAGTTCGGCGAGGGCTGGTGGTCGGCACAGGTGGTGGTGTGGGTGTGGACGGTGGCGATCGCCGCGCTGGCGATCAGCCGGATCCCCACGCTGTCGCTGAAGACGGTCAAGGTGGCCCCGAAGGCGGTCGGCCCGCTGCTGGTGGCGGTCGGCGTGCTGGCCGCGACGATCATCCTGTACCCGCTGATCGCGCTGGCCGTGGCGATGCTGCTGTACCTGGTGCACCTGCCCTACGCGGTGCGCCGCTTCCGCTGGCTGGCCCGGCACCCCGAGGCCTGGGACGTGCCCGCGCGCGAGCGCCGGGCGATCCGCCGGGCCCGCAGCGCGCGACGACTGGGCCTGCGTCGCCCGCTGCGGCGCCGGGTGGCCGGGGCGGCCCGGCGGGCCGTGCGGCGCAACGGTTCTCATGATTCCGGCAGCCAAGGGCCGAGCGGCCGCCGTGATCGCGGGCGCAGCTGGCGCAGCCTCGGCATCCGCCAGCGCGGCAACCGCTCTGACTGA
- a CDS encoding phosphatidylserine decarboxylase: MSANAPANPIKHAITLARETVPPMHRAGRPFVLGGLAATLVLRRFSKPLGLLAGLGTVATAAFFREPARVPPTRSGLVLGAADGLVSLIEEATPPPELGLPAEPRMRVSVFLSVFDVHVQRAPATGVVEKVAYRPGKFLSADLDKASDDNERNSLLLRTEDGHEVVVVQIAGLVARRILCEVGDGEKVSAGDTYGLIRFGSRVDTYLPPGSRVLVSKGQRTIGGETPIAELPQTAQF, encoded by the coding sequence ATGAGCGCCAACGCGCCGGCCAACCCGATCAAGCACGCGATCACCCTCGCCCGCGAGACCGTGCCGCCGATGCACCGCGCCGGGCGGCCCTTCGTGCTCGGTGGCCTCGCCGCCACCCTGGTGCTGCGCCGGTTCTCCAAGCCCCTCGGCCTGCTCGCCGGGCTCGGCACGGTGGCCACCGCAGCCTTCTTCCGCGAGCCTGCCCGCGTGCCGCCGACCCGCTCCGGCCTGGTGCTGGGTGCGGCCGACGGCCTGGTCTCGCTGATCGAGGAGGCCACCCCGCCGCCGGAGCTGGGCCTGCCCGCCGAGCCGCGGATGCGGGTCAGCGTGTTCCTGTCCGTGTTCGACGTGCACGTCCAGCGCGCGCCGGCCACCGGCGTGGTGGAGAAGGTCGCGTACCGGCCGGGCAAGTTCCTCTCCGCCGACCTGGACAAGGCCAGCGACGACAACGAGCGCAACTCGCTGCTGCTGCGCACCGAAGACGGCCACGAGGTGGTGGTCGTGCAGATCGCCGGGCTGGTCGCGCGCCGGATCCTGTGCGAGGTCGGCGACGGCGAGAAGGTCAGCGCCGGTGACACCTACGGCCTGATCCGGTTCGGCTCGCGAGTGGACACCTACCTGCCACCGGGCAGCCGGGTGCTGGTGAGCAAGGGGCAGCGCACGATCGGCGGCGAGACACCCATCGCCGAACTGCCGCAGACGGCGCAGTTCTAG
- the glp gene encoding gephyrin-like molybdotransferase Glp has protein sequence MVRVISVEHHRAEVTALLGTRTPVRLPVAECAGLILAEDVTADVSLPPFDNSAMDGYAVRAVDVAGASEDSPVTLPVAEDIPAGRVDSPPLLPGTAHRIMTGAPMPPGADTVVMVEKTDGGAETVRVFASVPPGNHLRRTGEDVQRGTTALTRGTLLGPAQVGLAAAVGLDSLVVFTPPRVLVVSTGSELVTAPNPLKHGQIYESNSVMLVAALRALGCEVETIRSVVDDVAEFRAVIEPKLAAADLLITSGGVSAGAYEVVKDALTGAGVEFRKVAMQPGGPQGLGRWNGVPVFTLPGNPVSSLVSFEVFVRPAVLAAMGHSIVDRPRVRAKLTEALRSPAGKVQFRRGFYSHTDGEVTGEVGPRGGPGSHLLAAFAQANCLIVLPEEVTEAPQGAEVNVLLL, from the coding sequence ATGGTCCGCGTGATCTCCGTCGAACATCATCGTGCCGAGGTGACCGCCCTGCTCGGCACCAGGACCCCGGTACGGCTTCCGGTGGCCGAATGCGCCGGGCTGATCCTCGCCGAGGATGTGACAGCCGACGTCTCCCTGCCACCCTTCGACAACTCCGCGATGGACGGCTACGCGGTCCGCGCGGTCGACGTCGCCGGTGCGAGCGAGGACAGCCCGGTGACGCTGCCGGTGGCCGAGGACATCCCGGCGGGCCGGGTGGATTCGCCACCGCTGCTGCCCGGCACCGCGCACCGGATCATGACCGGCGCGCCGATGCCGCCGGGCGCCGACACCGTGGTGATGGTGGAGAAGACCGACGGCGGCGCGGAGACCGTGCGCGTTTTCGCCTCCGTGCCACCGGGGAACCACCTGCGGCGCACCGGCGAGGACGTCCAGCGGGGCACCACGGCGCTGACCCGCGGCACCCTGCTCGGCCCCGCGCAGGTCGGCCTCGCGGCGGCCGTCGGGCTGGACTCGCTGGTGGTGTTCACCCCGCCGCGGGTGCTCGTGGTGTCCACCGGTTCCGAGCTGGTCACCGCGCCGAACCCGCTGAAGCACGGGCAGATCTACGAGTCGAACAGCGTGATGCTGGTGGCCGCGCTGCGGGCGCTGGGCTGCGAGGTCGAGACCATTCGCAGCGTGGTCGACGACGTGGCCGAGTTCCGCGCGGTGATCGAGCCGAAGCTGGCCGCGGCGGACCTGCTGATCACCTCGGGCGGGGTGAGCGCGGGCGCCTACGAGGTGGTCAAGGACGCGCTGACCGGGGCCGGGGTGGAGTTCCGGAAGGTGGCCATGCAGCCGGGCGGCCCGCAGGGGCTCGGCCGGTGGAACGGGGTGCCGGTGTTCACCCTGCCCGGCAACCCGGTGAGCAGCCTGGTCTCCTTCGAGGTCTTCGTCCGCCCCGCCGTGCTCGCCGCGATGGGACATTCCATTGTGGACCGCCCGAGGGTGCGCGCGAAGCTGACCGAGGCACTGCGCTCACCAGCTGGGAAAGTCCAGTTCCGGCGGGGTTTCTACTCGCACACCGACGGCGAGGTGACCGGTGAGGTCGGCCCGCGCGGCGGCCCCGGTTCGCACCTGCTGGCCGCCTTCGCCCAGGCGAACTGCCTGATCGTGCTGCCGGAGGAGGTCACCGAGGCGCCGCAGGGCGCCGAGGTCAACGTGCTCCTGCTCTGA